One region of Elusimicrobiota bacterium genomic DNA includes:
- a CDS encoding methylenetetrahydrofolate reductase: MSKLCEKLKQNKFVITAELFPPKGTDTSVLMKRADIIGPLVDGINVTDNQRACMRLGSIAISHLLLDKGYEPIVQMTCRDRNRIALQSDLLSAYVLGIRNILILSGDHPSVGEYKDIKGVYDLDTIQLLNAVKTLQSGSDLSGGKLKGSPEFCVGAVVNPTANPVELQIMMMEKKAKAGAKFFQTQTVFDVQKFKEFYNKVKSFGVKVLPGVTLLKSPEFVKFLGNLPGVSIPKEVAERIESSKEPLKEGIKICAETIKELKKFADGVHIMAIGMEEYIPEILKEVG; this comes from the coding sequence ATGTCCAAACTCTGCGAAAAACTTAAACAGAATAAATTTGTTATTACGGCGGAACTGTTTCCTCCGAAAGGGACGGATACGTCTGTCCTTATGAAACGGGCGGATATAATCGGGCCTTTAGTTGACGGAATAAATGTGACCGACAATCAGCGCGCTTGTATGCGGTTGGGTTCAATAGCGATTAGCCATTTACTTTTAGATAAAGGATATGAGCCCATTGTACAAATGACTTGCCGGGACAGAAACCGTATTGCGTTGCAGTCAGATCTTTTGAGCGCCTATGTGTTAGGAATACGAAATATTTTGATACTCAGCGGAGACCATCCGAGCGTGGGAGAATATAAAGATATTAAAGGTGTTTATGATCTTGATACGATCCAGCTTCTAAATGCCGTAAAAACTCTTCAATCCGGATCCGACCTTTCAGGCGGTAAACTAAAAGGATCGCCGGAATTTTGTGTAGGAGCTGTTGTTAATCCTACGGCAAATCCGGTTGAGCTTCAAATAATGATGATGGAAAAGAAAGCCAAAGCCGGGGCAAAGTTTTTTCAGACACAAACTGTGTTTGATGTTCAAAAATTTAAGGAATTTTACAACAAGGTAAAAAGCTTTGGCGTAAAGGTTTTGCCGGGAGTAACACTTTTAAAATCGCCTGAGTTTGTTAAATTTTTAGGCAATCTTCCCGGAGTTAGTATCCCTAAAGAAGTTGCTGAAAGGATAGAATCCTCAAAGGAACCTCTGAAGGAAGGAATAAAAATCTGCGCAGAAACTATTAAAGAGCTGAAAAAGTTTGCCGATGGCGTCCATATTATGGCAATCGGCATGGAAGAATACATCCCGGAAATATTGAAGGAAGTTGGTTAA